From the Romeriopsis navalis LEGE 11480 genome, one window contains:
- a CDS encoding cation:proton antiporter — protein sequence MLATTMAAAAELAVENNVAIESNIKAFVLVLSVSLGVATLPQMISWLRQIPYTLLLVIVGLGLAFLDIRLVDLSPELILSIFLPPLLFEAGWNLRWQGLKKDWLPVTLYALLGVVIAILGIAFGVGQLTNLSFASALLVGASLSATDPVSVTALFRELGADKRLTTLMEGESLFNDGMAVVAFGFLLGIPLGTAHLSVQSSILELVSVVGIGAAVGCLIGFGISYLTQRFDLPLVEQSLTLVSSYAAYLLTEDLGGSGVIAVVSTAMILGNFGSRIGMNPRTRIIVSEFWEFLAFFVNSIVFLLIGDQVRFEVLAANLPTIAITIIAMTIARAVSVFALGGLSNWLADSDIPIGTQIILWWGGLRGSVSIALALSIPAVLADREVIIATVFGVVLFTLLVQGLTTKPLLEKLGLVGNQAIQEEYSETLARQIALKRSMKHLENAESRPGIDEEFVRYQEALIKGEIARLQEKIEKLKNEYPDLEVFIEKQLRDELLAVEADAYAEFISAGWLNRELAPFLNDEPSSVH from the coding sequence GTGTTGGCAACAACTATGGCAGCGGCAGCCGAACTAGCAGTCGAAAATAACGTCGCGATCGAAAGCAATATTAAGGCTTTCGTGCTCGTACTTTCCGTCTCGCTAGGGGTCGCAACATTGCCCCAAATGATCAGTTGGCTGCGCCAAATTCCCTATACCTTACTGCTGGTCATCGTCGGCCTGGGTTTAGCGTTTTTGGATATCCGCTTGGTCGATCTATCACCAGAACTAATTCTGTCAATCTTCCTACCACCGCTATTATTCGAAGCGGGCTGGAACTTACGATGGCAGGGGTTAAAAAAAGATTGGCTCCCGGTGACGCTGTATGCCCTTTTGGGTGTCGTTATCGCCATTCTGGGCATTGCCTTTGGTGTGGGCCAATTGACCAACCTCTCCTTTGCGAGTGCACTGCTAGTGGGGGCCAGCCTCTCCGCCACCGACCCCGTATCGGTCACCGCGCTCTTCCGGGAATTAGGAGCCGACAAACGCCTCACGACCTTGATGGAAGGCGAAAGCCTATTCAATGACGGCATGGCCGTTGTCGCCTTTGGGTTTCTCTTGGGAATTCCTCTGGGCACGGCGCATCTATCAGTCCAGTCCAGTATTCTGGAACTCGTCTCAGTTGTGGGGATTGGGGCCGCGGTCGGCTGTCTGATTGGGTTTGGTATTTCCTACCTGACGCAGCGATTTGACTTGCCCCTAGTTGAGCAGTCCTTAACCCTAGTTTCCTCCTATGCGGCCTACCTACTGACTGAGGACTTGGGCGGCTCTGGCGTCATTGCGGTGGTGAGCACTGCGATGATTTTGGGAAACTTTGGTTCACGCATTGGCATGAACCCCCGCACCCGAATTATCGTCAGTGAATTTTGGGAGTTTTTGGCATTCTTCGTCAACTCCATCGTGTTTCTGCTAATTGGGGACCAAGTTCGCTTCGAGGTGCTCGCTGCCAATCTGCCGACAATCGCGATTACCATCATCGCCATGACCATTGCACGAGCAGTTTCGGTATTTGCTTTGGGGGGGCTTAGTAACTGGCTTGCTGATTCAGATATTCCGATCGGCACCCAAATTATTTTGTGGTGGGGCGGTTTACGGGGTTCGGTTTCGATTGCGCTGGCCCTGAGTATTCCCGCCGTATTAGCCGATCGTGAAGTGATTATCGCCACTGTCTTTGGCGTCGTCCTATTCACCCTGCTCGTCCAAGGCTTAACCACCAAACCCTTGCTCGAAAAGCTGGGTCTCGTTGGGAATCAGGCAATCCAGGAAGAATATTCTGAAACCTTGGCCCGCCAGATCGCCCTGAAGCGATCAATGAAACATCTAGAAAACGCCGAATCCCGCCCTGGTATTGATGAGGAGTTTGTGCGTTACCAGGAAGCGTTAATCAAAGGTGAAATTGCCCGGTTACAGGAAAAAATTGAGAAACTCAAAAACGAATACCCCGATTTGGAGGTATTTATCGAAAAGCAACTCCGCGATGAGCTATTAGCCGTTGAGGCCGATGCCTACGCCGAATTTATCTCGGCCGGTTGGCTCAACCGGGAACTCGCACCGTTCTTAAACGATGAACCAAGTTCTGTTCACTAA
- a CDS encoding phosphate ABC transporter substrate-binding/OmpA family protein: MRTKNNEGLVLVSSLVVTILLLGIGGTLVLRSGMGKHLSTPPPSSRYSSTAHHPNAKVTLSVLGDTFSGYSTLRANTFQSALIERGVGVKYDDEFNQLTRARAINNGKADIIVTSLDQFLRHKPQGKIVGLIDRTVGADAVVLNTRRFPQLKSLGDLEKLVSQRRHQGQTTKIVFAGDTPSEFLAMVLDTSFDNFNLADLEIATVADASLATQKLKDDANVAVAILWEPFVHQAKQQGNTVVLSSADVPKTIVDVIVASQPIMNSQPKAVQAFIETYYQRIDATLQDPNQLVRQIALDGKLTQSEAKAVNRGIQFFTSVEAQEWMKSGQLDQRIKSISSILALAGKGTPVTDNPQSLYSAIYLSPVAKRTKTLMQAIAIDNPELAKRLRRRSTAPVPQPKTVAINQAPAVGHLKVRGEVKFQTGSAELTGDSAATLQQLAQQIREFSPNTIGIQIQGHTSRTGTAALNQKLSAQRAAAVERYLQTQQVNHYLTSEGLGYSKPLPGSDPASPLNQRTVIRLVRIGGA, translated from the coding sequence ATGCGCACGAAAAATAATGAAGGTCTCGTACTTGTTTCGAGCCTGGTTGTCACGATTCTCCTATTAGGCATCGGTGGCACGTTGGTTTTACGATCGGGCATGGGCAAGCATCTATCGACGCCACCCCCAAGCTCTCGCTATTCCAGCACCGCCCATCACCCCAATGCCAAGGTCACCCTGTCAGTTTTAGGGGATACCTTTAGTGGCTATTCAACCCTGCGGGCCAACACCTTTCAGAGTGCCTTAATCGAACGGGGAGTCGGGGTCAAATACGATGATGAATTCAATCAACTCACCCGCGCCCGCGCCATCAACAATGGCAAAGCGGACATTATCGTTACATCACTCGATCAGTTTCTACGACACAAACCCCAGGGGAAAATTGTCGGTCTTATCGATCGGACCGTTGGTGCGGATGCCGTCGTTCTGAACACCCGCCGGTTCCCTCAGCTCAAGTCCTTAGGCGATCTCGAAAAACTCGTCTCTCAACGGCGCCACCAAGGCCAAACAACCAAAATTGTGTTTGCGGGTGACACCCCCAGTGAGTTTCTCGCGATGGTGCTGGATACTTCCTTCGACAACTTCAATCTGGCTGATCTAGAAATTGCCACCGTTGCCGATGCCAGCTTAGCCACACAGAAACTCAAGGATGATGCGAATGTCGCCGTTGCCATCCTGTGGGAACCGTTTGTCCATCAGGCCAAACAACAAGGCAATACCGTCGTGCTTAGCAGCGCGGATGTGCCCAAAACGATCGTCGATGTGATCGTCGCGAGCCAGCCGATCATGAATTCGCAACCCAAAGCGGTACAGGCATTTATCGAAACCTACTATCAGCGGATTGATGCCACCTTGCAAGACCCAAACCAGCTTGTGCGCCAAATTGCCCTTGATGGCAAACTCACTCAATCCGAAGCCAAAGCCGTCAATCGCGGTATTCAATTCTTCACTTCCGTCGAAGCCCAGGAATGGATGAAATCCGGTCAGCTCGACCAGCGCATTAAGTCAATTTCCAGCATCTTGGCCCTCGCGGGGAAAGGGACACCGGTAACAGACAATCCGCAATCACTCTATTCGGCAATCTACCTCTCGCCAGTGGCAAAACGCACAAAAACCTTGATGCAAGCAATCGCGATCGATAATCCGGAATTAGCAAAACGACTGCGCCGTCGATCGACAGCTCCCGTACCACAGCCCAAAACGGTAGCCATCAATCAAGCACCAGCGGTCGGACATCTGAAAGTGCGCGGAGAAGTGAAATTTCAAACAGGCTCCGCCGAATTAACTGGCGATAGCGCGGCCACCTTACAACAGCTCGCACAGCAGATTCGGGAATTTAGCCCGAATACGATCGGCATCCAAATCCAGGGTCACACCAGCCGGACTGGAACTGCGGCCTTAAATCAAAAATTATCGGCCCAAAGAGCAGCAGCAGTGGAACGATACCTGCAAACACAGCAAGTCAACCACTACTTAACCTCTGAGGGTTTAGGCTACTCGAAGCCGCTACCGGGAAGCGATCCAGCTTCCCCACTCAATCAGCGCACAGTGATTCGCTTAGTGCGAATTGGGGGCGCGTGA
- the gghA gene encoding glucosylglycerol hydrolase — translation MPEKFMIRLVEDETAVLVSDVKAIAVSKQNYLDRSRQLVRRLGAHYREDGLTEVGFWVPELAGQIIQSQRDIYLEVFTPIDDIDFRRPEQIVEFQYDAVPMVQQGEFVWGVVEGMHAGTPDKAGSFYWLRYRDNLYDQLNKVRDIVPYSLPYGVFAPAELYDVRQMQRTRKDLDYFRRWAQSAQVTEGESAPRVKAPVNILQIHVGTASAEGTLEALTKTYQRISDKLENHEPLTAAEQNYIGYDAVQLLPTEPTIEYRVEDVDWERDFFEIDRSLFGDKGTHVPTVPVQAILRKPNTQNWGYDIPLLGGSTTNPAILGSLRPHEMIDFIATLHNFSQGPIDVIFDLVYGHADNQALQLMTAQCFQGPNMYGQDVSHQHPIVRSILLEMHRRKINTGVDGIRVDGGQDFRFFNPLSGDIEYDDGYLFAMSDIVQKIHGCERLLFTIFEDGRPWPQKGWEEKSTYRDLIEQRPDSYQWGPLIFAHNTPTLKGFWNIKWKRVTEVMYQGDRWITGCGNHDTVRRGNQIDVDADINWNLGETLPEVLKNAYDNPATNLWVYGFSPGLPMDFINVLMHAAWGFFRNTDERYGVKVVSEEKGFLDWQVNPAHYGETHLFTQLKALGFDSYDQLVEFLVILNRGMTETEYDIEKVIVLCQTELAEADGSELFKRFIQYLDVPLIRQFAMAFMEDKHEYCRVCHYADELDPQLTKYNYQLRQYRRKNSWLRNNLSGLDRFNRLTEGDRTIFVGIRNNSQNGFPATKQVALIAHMGGESVIATPGDWLQLDLENWKVVIASPGLAIESIEDVKSIELHDGQGILLEAAC, via the coding sequence ATGCCTGAGAAATTTATGATTCGTTTAGTTGAAGATGAAACTGCCGTTTTGGTCAGCGACGTGAAGGCGATCGCTGTTTCCAAGCAAAATTATTTAGATCGATCGCGGCAGCTCGTCCGACGCTTAGGTGCCCATTACCGTGAAGATGGACTGACTGAGGTTGGTTTCTGGGTGCCGGAATTAGCGGGACAAATCATCCAAAGCCAACGGGATATTTATCTCGAAGTTTTTACTCCGATCGATGATATTGATTTCCGCCGACCGGAACAGATTGTTGAGTTTCAGTATGATGCGGTGCCGATGGTGCAGCAGGGCGAATTTGTCTGGGGCGTCGTTGAAGGCATGCACGCCGGGACACCGGATAAAGCGGGCTCATTTTATTGGTTGCGCTACCGCGATAATTTGTATGACCAACTGAATAAAGTCCGGGACATTGTGCCCTATTCGTTGCCCTATGGTGTGTTTGCCCCAGCGGAACTCTATGATGTTCGCCAGATGCAACGGACGCGCAAGGACTTGGATTATTTCCGTCGCTGGGCGCAGTCAGCGCAAGTGACGGAAGGGGAGAGCGCCCCGCGGGTCAAAGCGCCGGTGAATATTCTGCAAATTCACGTCGGCACGGCCTCGGCTGAGGGGACCCTCGAAGCCTTGACCAAGACCTACCAGCGAATTTCCGACAAGCTGGAGAATCATGAACCGTTGACCGCCGCCGAGCAAAACTATATTGGCTATGATGCGGTTCAATTGCTGCCAACGGAGCCGACGATCGAATACCGAGTCGAGGATGTCGACTGGGAACGGGACTTCTTCGAAATTGATCGATCGCTGTTTGGCGATAAGGGCACCCATGTGCCGACGGTGCCGGTCCAGGCGATTTTGCGGAAACCCAATACTCAGAACTGGGGCTATGACATTCCGTTGCTAGGTGGTTCGACGACGAATCCGGCGATTCTCGGCAGCCTGCGGCCCCATGAGATGATTGATTTCATCGCGACGCTGCACAACTTTTCCCAGGGGCCGATCGATGTAATTTTCGATTTGGTGTATGGTCATGCGGATAACCAAGCCTTGCAACTAATGACGGCGCAGTGTTTCCAAGGACCGAATATGTACGGCCAGGATGTGAGCCATCAGCATCCGATCGTTCGATCCATCCTGCTTGAAATGCACCGCCGCAAGATCAACACTGGCGTTGATGGGATTCGGGTTGATGGCGGTCAAGATTTCCGCTTCTTTAATCCTCTATCCGGCGACATTGAATATGACGATGGCTATTTATTCGCCATGAGTGACATCGTTCAGAAGATCCATGGTTGTGAACGGCTGTTATTTACGATCTTTGAAGATGGCCGACCGTGGCCCCAGAAAGGCTGGGAAGAAAAATCTACCTACCGCGATCTGATCGAACAGCGACCGGATAGTTACCAGTGGGGGCCACTGATCTTTGCCCACAATACGCCGACCTTGAAGGGGTTCTGGAATATAAAGTGGAAACGTGTGACGGAGGTGATGTATCAGGGCGATCGCTGGATTACTGGCTGTGGTAACCACGATACGGTGCGCCGGGGTAATCAAATTGACGTGGATGCAGACATTAACTGGAATCTGGGCGAAACGCTACCGGAAGTTCTGAAAAATGCCTACGATAATCCCGCGACCAACCTTTGGGTCTACGGTTTCTCGCCCGGTTTGCCAATGGACTTTATTAATGTCCTGATGCATGCGGCTTGGGGCTTCTTCCGCAATACGGATGAGCGTTATGGGGTCAAGGTGGTTTCGGAGGAGAAAGGCTTCCTCGATTGGCAGGTGAATCCGGCCCACTATGGCGAGACGCATCTCTTTACCCAGCTCAAAGCTCTGGGCTTTGATTCCTACGATCAGCTAGTCGAGTTTTTGGTCATTCTCAATCGGGGTATGACGGAGACGGAATATGACATTGAGAAGGTGATTGTGCTGTGCCAAACGGAATTGGCTGAAGCCGATGGGAGTGAACTATTTAAGCGATTTATCCAGTATTTGGACGTGCCCTTAATTCGCCAATTTGCGATGGCGTTTATGGAGGATAAGCACGAATATTGCCGGGTTTGTCACTATGCCGACGAACTTGACCCACAGCTGACCAAATACAACTACCAACTGCGCCAGTACCGGCGGAAAAATTCCTGGCTGCGCAATAATCTCTCGGGACTCGATCGGTTCAACCGTTTAACCGAAGGCGATCGGACAATCTTTGTGGGGATTCGCAACAATAGTCAAAATGGCTTCCCCGCGACTAAGCAAGTGGCATTGATTGCCCATATGGGCGGGGAGTCAGTGATTGCGACACCGGGGGATTGGTTGCAACTTGATCTAGAAAACTGGAAAGTCGTGATTGCTTCACCGGGATTAGCGATCGAGAGTATTGAAGATGTGAAGTCGATCGAACTCCATGATGGCCAGGGGATTTTGTTGGAAGCGGCTTGTTAG